The proteins below are encoded in one region of Andreesenia angusta:
- a CDS encoding DUF4091 domain-containing protein: MKFEKELVATIVDPGFRHVKYRKFPESFWSTDSKTLSVAKEERFAFQIMVCYNHTECQYTVEKRDSISWKGLTDRVRLELKAPPELEGCFDMKFLGYVKDDEGTVVSDPILEDTELLAEKGISQCIWVEGKVPKGCNLRETEIAIDMYSREGYEDEQRVKSLCVKLKIADISMDEIAESSEFYLDLWQHPSNWARMYHVGLWSDDHFEVIGHNLRELASAGNKVVTAIVSDFPWAGQKCYEEYSNPSNLFEYNMVRVKKDMAGGYLCDFSALDRYVELAFSLGIDKEIDLFGLIGVWDRGFGNPLKDYEDALKISYYDECTGTFRYMSEKYELAEYIAQLLNHLEERNWLEKTRIMSDHPVDDMVFESCKEFIESVAGSGKLKFKSAIYREDVIRKHSSKLDDVSLSLPLSVKMGSELRELKREIHSKGGKTTWYVCWFPEAPNNFISSPLLENRLVGWYTYLLGFDGFLRWDYAIWPSDPWSSPSYKQPYWSAGDMYFVYPGANGRPVRSQRWENLKFGIQDFQLLKAIEKSGYSKSELEDVFITPLLGRLESMKVLGERSMEVEYRADYSAYKECRSDMFKMFLNRKK; the protein is encoded by the coding sequence ATGAAATTCGAAAAAGAGCTAGTTGCGACAATTGTAGACCCAGGGTTTAGGCATGTTAAGTACAGAAAGTTTCCAGAATCGTTTTGGAGTACTGATAGCAAGACGCTGTCTGTAGCGAAAGAGGAACGATTCGCATTTCAGATAATGGTCTGCTACAATCATACAGAGTGCCAGTACACAGTGGAGAAGAGGGACAGCATAAGCTGGAAAGGGCTTACAGACAGGGTAAGGCTTGAGCTCAAGGCGCCTCCAGAGCTAGAGGGCTGCTTTGACATGAAGTTTCTGGGATACGTAAAAGACGACGAGGGAACTGTGGTTAGTGACCCTATACTCGAAGACACGGAGCTTCTGGCAGAAAAAGGCATATCACAGTGCATATGGGTCGAGGGCAAGGTGCCAAAAGGCTGCAACCTCAGAGAAACAGAAATAGCTATAGACATGTACTCGCGGGAGGGATACGAAGACGAGCAGAGAGTGAAAAGCCTCTGCGTAAAGCTCAAAATAGCCGATATTTCCATGGACGAGATAGCGGAAAGCAGTGAGTTCTATCTGGATCTTTGGCAGCATCCAAGCAATTGGGCAAGGATGTACCATGTGGGGCTTTGGTCTGATGATCATTTCGAGGTGATAGGTCATAACCTCCGAGAGCTGGCTTCAGCAGGAAATAAGGTGGTGACTGCTATAGTCTCGGACTTTCCTTGGGCAGGGCAGAAGTGCTACGAGGAGTATAGCAACCCATCGAATCTATTCGAGTACAATATGGTCAGAGTGAAAAAAGACATGGCTGGAGGCTACCTATGCGACTTCAGCGCTCTAGACAGATATGTAGAGCTGGCATTTTCCCTTGGGATAGACAAAGAGATAGACTTGTTCGGGCTTATAGGCGTATGGGACAGAGGATTCGGAAATCCCCTTAAGGACTACGAGGATGCGCTAAAGATAAGTTACTACGACGAGTGCACAGGCACATTCAGGTATATGAGCGAAAAATACGAGCTCGCCGAGTATATAGCGCAGCTTTTAAATCATCTAGAGGAGCGAAATTGGCTGGAGAAGACCAGGATAATGAGCGACCATCCGGTTGACGACATGGTGTTTGAAAGCTGCAAGGAGTTTATAGAGAGCGTCGCAGGAAGCGGGAAGCTTAAGTTCAAAAGCGCCATATACAGGGAAGATGTCATAAGAAAGCACAGCTCGAAGCTAGACGATGTGTCACTATCTCTCCCTCTTTCGGTTAAGATGGGAAGTGAGCTTAGAGAGCTTAAAAGAGAAATACATTCAAAGGGCGGCAAGACGACATGGTATGTGTGCTGGTTTCCTGAAGCGCCGAACAACTTTATCAGCTCTCCTCTTTTAGAGAACAGACTCGTAGGATGGTACACTTATCTGCTTGGTTTTGACGGGTTTTTGAGGTGGGACTATGCTATATGGCCGTCTGATCCTTGGAGCAGCCCAAGCTACAAGCAGCCATATTGGTCAGCAGGGGACATGTACTTTGTATACCCTGGTGCAAATGGAAGGCCTGTCAGGTCTCAACGCTGGGAAAATCTGAAATTCGGAATACAGGACTTTCAGCTGTTGAAGGCTATAGAGAAGAGTGGATACAGCAAGTCTGAGCTGGAAGACGTATTTATAACTCCGCTGCTAGGAAGGCTTGAATCAATGAAAGTATTAGGTGAAAGAAGCATGGAAGTAGAGTACAGGGCTGACTACAGCGCTTATAAGGAGTGCAGAAGCGATATGTTCAAGATGTTTTTGAATAGAAAAAAGTAA
- a CDS encoding pirin family protein, whose translation MAILESGIYQHQMPTQNPFVASMHHLDYFPKGDANMRPVERTDENSGFNHKADWRMYHGENIPGFPAHPHRGFETVTIVTEGIVDHTDGLGSRGRYGHGDVQWMTAGSGLQHCEMFPLVNEDSSNTLELFQVWLSLDAAHRMVEPDYKMLWNEEIPKLKFGGAGSEVRVTLIAGELGGVSAIKPTKDSWASNPENRLSIQLIELDPGASYTLPKSSPTMNRSLYNYSTGTAEVEKQEFSRKHYMFLSTDENTEISNISDEVVKLLLLESEPIDEPIISYGPFVMTTEEEIRQAYADYQKTQFGGWPFSEFEVVHERSTGRFAEYPDGQVEKP comes from the coding sequence ATGGCTATATTGGAAAGTGGAATATACCAGCATCAGATGCCGACTCAGAATCCTTTTGTGGCGTCTATGCACCATCTGGACTATTTCCCAAAGGGCGATGCAAATATGAGGCCTGTGGAAAGAACCGATGAAAACAGCGGATTCAACCATAAAGCCGACTGGCGTATGTATCATGGAGAAAATATCCCAGGATTTCCTGCACACCCGCACAGAGGTTTTGAAACTGTAACCATAGTCACAGAGGGAATTGTGGATCACACAGATGGGCTCGGATCCAGAGGGCGCTACGGACACGGAGACGTGCAGTGGATGACTGCGGGAAGCGGTCTGCAACACTGCGAGATGTTCCCGCTCGTAAACGAAGATTCTTCAAATACACTGGAACTTTTTCAAGTTTGGCTAAGTCTAGATGCAGCACATCGAATGGTCGAACCAGACTATAAGATGCTCTGGAACGAAGAGATCCCCAAGCTTAAATTTGGGGGTGCTGGCTCTGAAGTCAGAGTCACGCTTATAGCTGGGGAGCTAGGTGGTGTATCTGCAATTAAGCCGACAAAAGACTCCTGGGCAAGCAACCCTGAAAACAGGCTCTCTATACAGCTTATAGAGCTAGATCCTGGAGCTTCCTACACTCTTCCAAAGTCCAGCCCTACAATGAACCGCTCGTTATACAACTACAGCACGGGAACTGCCGAAGTGGAGAAGCAGGAATTCTCTAGAAAGCACTATATGTTCCTCTCAACTGATGAAAACACTGAGATCTCAAATATCTCAGATGAAGTGGTAAAGCTGTTGCTGCTTGAATCCGAGCCTATAGATGAACCTATAATCTCGTACGGTCCCTTTGTAATGACTACTGAGGAAGAGATAAGACAGGCATACGCCGACTACCAGAAGACACAGTTCGGAGGCTGGCCTTTCTCAGAGTTTGAAGTCGTTCATGAACGTTCTACAGGAAGATTTGCTGAGTACCCTGACGGGCAAGTTGAAAAACCCTAA
- a CDS encoding DNA-3-methyladenine glycosylase has protein sequence MRVKNDFYKMRAPEMAKALLGKLLCRRVDGKVIKLRITETEAYFGEDDTACHASRGKTERTKTMYQEGGVAYIYLCYGIHNMLNIVSGEKDFPEACLIRGVEGYDGPGKLTKAMKIDRSLNGADMRTSEELWLEDDGCSPVFEAGKRIGIGYASQEDQNRLWRFTLIYL, from the coding sequence GTGAGAGTCAAAAATGATTTCTACAAGATGAGAGCTCCTGAAATGGCGAAGGCACTGCTTGGGAAACTGCTCTGTAGAAGGGTTGATGGCAAGGTTATAAAGTTAAGGATAACGGAGACGGAGGCCTATTTCGGGGAAGATGATACAGCGTGCCATGCAAGTAGAGGCAAGACTGAAAGGACCAAAACAATGTACCAAGAGGGTGGAGTTGCCTACATATACCTATGCTATGGAATTCACAATATGCTGAATATAGTTTCAGGAGAAAAGGACTTTCCGGAAGCTTGCCTGATCCGGGGTGTTGAAGGCTACGATGGGCCTGGGAAATTGACCAAGGCGATGAAGATTGACAGGAGCTTGAATGGAGCGGACATGAGGACTTCAGAAGAACTTTGGCTGGAAGATGATGGATGCAGTCCGGTTTTCGAGGCTGGAAAGCGAATAGGGATAGGGTATGCAAGCCAAGAGGACCAAAATCGCCTTTGGAGATTCACTTTGATTTATCTTTAA
- a CDS encoding sensor domain-containing diguanylate cyclase — MYNLISVDDSIFEFIQSGSLDGVWYWDLEAPENEWMSPKFWETLGYDPNEKMHLASEWQDIIFQEDLKLAVENFEKHCSDPSHPYDQIVRYRHKNGSTVWIRCRGLAIRDKRGKAIRMLGAHTDITGLKETESKLMRMAREYERVFNGTQDAMFLIKVLKAGDFQYIRNNFAHQSKTGILLEQIANKSPQELLGKDMGDIVSRNYQKCIENGESITYEEKLNLPGGERVWLTTLTPIHEKNRITHIVGSATDITERKKLELELQRYANYDKLTGLPNRRLFFERLEQMVVEGERYGSKFALLFLDLDGFKEINDRYGHDAGDEVLIAAGNRLQECVRKSDTVARMGGDEFTLIIRNAEDRKSIHGVVKKIHDILQEAITIDSFECSVNSSIGVAIYPDDSADSEMLLKNADSSMYEVKRNGKGGIRFFKNVEEDYSESQK, encoded by the coding sequence TTGTATAATTTAATAAGCGTTGACGATAGCATATTTGAGTTCATACAGTCGGGCTCACTGGATGGAGTCTGGTATTGGGACTTAGAAGCCCCAGAAAATGAATGGATGAGCCCTAAGTTTTGGGAGACGCTTGGGTATGATCCAAATGAAAAAATGCACTTGGCCAGCGAGTGGCAGGATATCATCTTTCAAGAGGACCTAAAGCTAGCTGTAGAGAACTTTGAAAAGCACTGCTCTGACCCCAGCCATCCCTATGACCAAATTGTGAGATATAGGCATAAAAATGGATCGACTGTGTGGATAAGGTGTAGAGGACTGGCCATTAGAGACAAGCGTGGAAAGGCAATCCGTATGCTGGGAGCACATACAGATATTACGGGTTTAAAGGAAACGGAAAGCAAACTCATGAGGATGGCAAGGGAATACGAGAGGGTGTTTAACGGTACCCAAGATGCCATGTTTTTAATAAAAGTCTTGAAAGCGGGAGACTTTCAATATATTCGAAATAATTTTGCGCATCAAAGTAAAACAGGAATTCTTCTTGAGCAGATAGCGAACAAGTCTCCTCAGGAATTGCTGGGCAAAGATATGGGAGACATAGTCTCAAGAAACTATCAGAAGTGCATTGAAAATGGCGAGAGCATAACATATGAAGAAAAGCTGAACTTGCCTGGCGGAGAGCGTGTTTGGCTGACCACACTTACACCTATTCATGAAAAAAACAGAATAACCCATATAGTGGGCTCGGCTACAGATATCACTGAGCGTAAAAAGCTGGAGCTGGAACTTCAAAGGTACGCCAATTACGACAAGCTGACAGGGCTGCCAAACAGAAGACTGTTCTTCGAGAGGCTAGAGCAAATGGTAGTTGAGGGCGAGAGGTATGGAAGTAAATTTGCGCTTCTCTTTTTGGATCTTGATGGATTTAAAGAGATTAACGACAGATATGGACACGACGCAGGAGATGAAGTGCTGATTGCAGCTGGAAACAGGCTGCAAGAATGCGTTAGAAAATCTGATACAGTCGCGAGGATGGGCGGAGACGAGTTCACACTTATAATTCGAAATGCTGAAGATAGAAAAAGCATACACGGCGTTGTGAAGAAGATTCACGATATTTTACAAGAGGCGATAACTATAGATTCTTTTGAGTGCAGTGTAAATTCTTCTATAGGTGTTGCCATATACCCTGACGATAGTGCCGATAGCGAGATGCTTTTGAAAAATGCTGATTCATCAATGTATGAAGTCAAAAGGAATGGAAAAGGAGGTATAAGGTTTTTTAAAAATGTAGAGGAGGACTATAGTGAGAGTCAAAAATGA
- a CDS encoding amidohydrolase — translation MKKLYCNGKILTMEDENPVVEAVIEENGKIAFAGSLADVDEDFGEFEKVDLKGRIMMPAFIDAHSHFSATANSSLQVSLDDAKSFSEIADKIRAFIAERGIGKGEWINAKGYDHNSLKEKRHPDRAFLDSCCPENPVVIQNSSGHMGVFNSRGLEAIGVDENTEPPEGGLIGKEEGVLTGYMEENAFVEYLKKVPMPSLDDLLKAYSKAQDYYASYGITTIQEGFMVKEMIPFYRSLLDRGLLKLDVVGYSDVKDSGIIMKEFSRSIGAYDRGFKLGGYKVFLDGSPQARTAWMREPYKGEADYCGYGTMEDKDLEDAINLALEKNLQLIAHCNGDRAAAQYIEKFKKIGEYRSIDKIRPVIIHAQLIGRDQLELVKELNLIPSFFVGHVYHWGDIHVENFGEERASRISPAKSSLERGIRFTFHQDTPVTAPDMLESVWCAVNRITKGGKALSKEEGIDVLNALKAVTINSAYQYFEEDSKGSISPGKNADFVLLDRNPLEVDSMGIRDIKVMETIKDGKTIYRRP, via the coding sequence TTGAAAAAACTATATTGCAACGGGAAAATACTCACTATGGAAGATGAAAACCCTGTAGTAGAGGCAGTCATAGAGGAAAACGGCAAGATTGCCTTCGCAGGTAGTTTAGCTGATGTAGACGAGGACTTTGGAGAATTTGAAAAAGTGGACTTAAAGGGTAGAATTATGATGCCGGCTTTTATTGATGCACATAGCCATTTTTCTGCGACTGCAAATTCAAGCCTTCAAGTTTCACTAGATGATGCGAAGTCTTTTTCAGAGATAGCTGACAAGATAAGAGCTTTTATTGCTGAAAGAGGTATCGGTAAAGGGGAGTGGATAAATGCCAAAGGCTACGACCACAACAGCCTGAAGGAAAAACGTCATCCAGACAGGGCTTTTCTGGACAGTTGTTGTCCTGAAAACCCAGTCGTCATACAGAATTCATCTGGACATATGGGGGTGTTTAACTCCAGAGGGCTTGAAGCGATAGGTGTAGATGAGAACACTGAACCTCCAGAAGGTGGCCTTATAGGGAAAGAAGAAGGTGTACTGACAGGATATATGGAGGAGAATGCGTTTGTAGAGTACCTGAAAAAAGTTCCAATGCCATCACTAGATGATCTTTTAAAGGCTTATTCAAAAGCCCAGGACTACTATGCTTCTTACGGGATTACAACGATTCAAGAGGGATTTATGGTAAAAGAGATGATACCGTTTTATAGGTCGTTGTTGGATAGAGGATTGCTCAAGCTTGACGTTGTTGGATACTCCGATGTGAAAGATTCTGGAATAATAATGAAAGAATTCTCCAGGTCCATAGGAGCTTACGATCGAGGCTTCAAGCTGGGTGGATACAAGGTTTTTCTAGACGGGTCGCCACAGGCTAGGACTGCATGGATGAGAGAGCCATACAAAGGTGAAGCTGACTACTGTGGATATGGAACTATGGAAGATAAGGATTTAGAAGATGCCATAAACTTAGCTTTAGAGAAAAATCTTCAGTTAATAGCCCACTGCAATGGGGACAGGGCAGCAGCCCAGTATATAGAGAAGTTTAAGAAGATCGGTGAATACAGAAGCATAGACAAGATTCGACCTGTTATAATCCACGCTCAGCTTATAGGCCGTGATCAGCTTGAGCTTGTAAAGGAGCTGAACTTGATACCTTCCTTTTTCGTAGGGCATGTCTATCACTGGGGAGATATCCATGTAGAGAACTTCGGAGAAGAAAGGGCTTCTAGAATAAGCCCTGCAAAATCGAGTCTTGAAAGGGGCATTAGATTCACTTTCCATCAAGACACGCCTGTTACAGCTCCGGATATGCTTGAAAGTGTGTGGTGCGCTGTAAATAGAATTACTAAAGGCGGAAAGGCTCTTTCAAAAGAAGAGGGGATAGACGTCTTGAATGCCCTAAAGGCCGTTACAATAAACTCTGCATACCAGTACTTTGAGGAAGACAGCAAGGGAAGCATAAGTCCAGGGAAAAATGCAGATTTTGTGTTGCTTGACAGGAATCCGCTGGAAGTAGATTCCATGGGCATACGGGATATCAAAGTCATGGAGACCATAAAGGACGGAAAAACAATATACAGAAGACCATAA
- a CDS encoding PTS sugar transporter subunit IIC: MDIVKGMGLLFLTLIIFSGISLRAPKGQEAMSGLSGAAISTFLIEAIHKYINGDFLNLSFLGEVGSASGGVGGIAATILVSLNMGANPIFAVTAGAAMAGYGILPGFIAGYAVGMLAPILEKKLPKGVDVIFGALLIAPIARFTGMISAPVVDSTLASIGNMVSVAAVQSPYLMGFLLGGIMKVICTSPLSSMAVTAMLGLQGLAMGISSIACVGGSFTNGIMFKRLKLGDSSKVMGVMLEPLTQADVVTQNAVPIYGSNFLGGGLAGIAAAYFNIINNAPGTASPIPGLIAPFGFNSPQNVIFAIVFAIAGGIFAGLIGSTLTMMSRKVQKSTALADS; this comes from the coding sequence ATGGACATAGTAAAAGGTATGGGATTGTTGTTTTTAACTTTAATTATTTTTTCAGGCATTAGCTTGAGAGCTCCAAAAGGTCAAGAGGCCATGTCGGGTCTTTCAGGAGCTGCAATATCTACTTTTCTGATAGAGGCGATACACAAGTACATAAATGGAGACTTTTTGAATCTGAGCTTTCTAGGTGAAGTTGGAAGTGCATCGGGTGGAGTAGGAGGAATAGCTGCGACTATATTGGTTTCGTTGAATATGGGAGCAAACCCTATATTTGCAGTGACCGCAGGTGCCGCAATGGCGGGATATGGGATTTTACCAGGTTTTATAGCCGGATATGCCGTAGGAATGCTAGCTCCTATACTCGAGAAAAAACTACCGAAGGGAGTAGATGTGATATTCGGGGCGCTTTTGATAGCTCCGATTGCAAGGTTTACAGGTATGATATCGGCACCGGTTGTAGATAGCACGCTTGCAAGCATCGGAAATATGGTCTCAGTAGCAGCGGTTCAATCGCCTTATCTTATGGGATTTTTGCTAGGGGGAATAATGAAGGTTATATGTACATCGCCTCTAAGCTCTATGGCAGTTACTGCAATGCTTGGACTTCAAGGACTAGCCATGGGGATATCCTCTATAGCTTGCGTAGGAGGATCCTTTACGAATGGAATAATGTTTAAAAGACTGAAACTTGGCGATTCAAGCAAGGTCATGGGAGTTATGCTGGAGCCGCTTACTCAGGCAGATGTTGTAACTCAAAATGCAGTGCCTATATATGGTTCGAATTTCTTGGGAGGAGGGCTTGCCGGTATAGCAGCGGCCTACTTCAACATAATAAACAATGCTCCTGGAACGGCCTCGCCAATACCGGGGCTTATAGCTCCATTCGGATTTAACAGTCCGCAAAATGTGATTTTTGCAATTGTATTCGCCATAGCAGGGGGAATATTTGCAGGACTTATAGGATCTACACTGACTATGATGTCCAGAAAAGTCCAGAAAAGCACTGCTCTCGCGGACTCATAA
- a CDS encoding response regulator transcription factor: protein MGKRIMIAEDEDRIREIVAEYLEDDGHEVVQAENGREAIVLFDKYSIDLAIIDIMMPEIDGWSVCKKLRNCSDVPIIIITARSDDDDKLMGFELGADDYVTKPFSPKVLNARVKSLLKRANGTVGANPDILKLGDLVVERRSYTAKLRGENLNLTTREYEVLKQLMENQGSVLTRDYLLDTIWGEDYFGDGRIVDAHIKKIRKKLKDYSPNIKTVLRVGYKLELDI from the coding sequence ATGGGAAAGAGGATAATGATTGCAGAAGATGAGGACAGAATAAGAGAGATAGTTGCAGAGTATCTAGAAGATGATGGTCACGAAGTTGTTCAGGCCGAAAACGGTAGAGAGGCAATTGTACTTTTTGATAAGTACAGTATCGACCTTGCAATAATCGATATAATGATGCCAGAAATTGACGGCTGGAGCGTTTGTAAGAAGCTTAGGAACTGTTCAGACGTACCTATTATAATAATAACCGCTAGATCCGACGACGATGACAAGCTAATGGGATTCGAACTTGGAGCGGACGACTATGTCACAAAACCATTCAGCCCTAAAGTACTGAATGCAAGAGTGAAAAGCTTGTTGAAAAGAGCAAATGGTACAGTCGGTGCAAATCCCGACATTTTGAAACTAGGTGATCTAGTCGTAGAAAGAAGATCATATACCGCTAAGCTGAGAGGAGAAAACTTGAACCTAACAACAAGAGAGTATGAAGTATTAAAGCAGCTAATGGAAAATCAAGGGAGCGTGCTGACGAGAGACTATCTTCTCGATACTATATGGGGTGAAGACTACTTCGGAGATGGTAGAATTGTAGACGCACATATAAAAAAGATTCGAAAAAAGCTGAAAGACTATTCTCCGAATATCAAGACCGTACTGAGAGTCGGTTATAAGTTAGAGCTAGATATATGA
- a CDS encoding HAMP domain-containing sensor histidine kinase, with translation MRYFGIKGKLFTVILITFTLLIGIILVGSAYYFEPYYRSKKIKNLKEQMVVFKDQNLGSKIYDKELLLDRMKAFSDQNSSPLIVETPDNELLYPTDNFIATLDSDGQSLLVDLYYPIVDMLDKGVKLNTGLDIGFRGFWENDKFIAIYLSELDGKKLESDEEIDQLEEWQDLETVRGKIVSYDMPKYDSGYIYRQETLLYLIDKYEKNSKKVILYTDNATGIDNYLVKISHGKFTVYSIFTTQPINELLSFMPEFMKYVIIVAVFLNFIISLVITKLIVRPILEIRNTSSKMANLDFSERILIKSKDEIGMLSEDFNLMADRLESTIQEIEYSNRMLLNELEKEKQLEQARKNFVADASHELRTPLSIIQAYGERIVDKYHFDDKFDKYMAVILEEQRKMNKLIDDLLELSKLESLTYKMSLDQYDINEDILEVIDRLFAIFEDKNLKLHCNLADKGTITADREKMSQVLMNVISNAFKYTPDSQNIWIETVNCGELLKVSISNEVENIDSIDLEKLYDRFYKSDKSRSRKMGGTGLGLAITRMILNLHEMEFGFRKSENRIEFYFVYAFFDTQTVAPLV, from the coding sequence ATGAGATATTTTGGAATAAAGGGCAAACTTTTCACTGTGATACTTATAACCTTCACACTGCTTATAGGTATAATACTTGTAGGCTCTGCATACTATTTTGAGCCATATTATAGGAGTAAGAAAATAAAGAACCTAAAGGAGCAGATGGTCGTATTCAAAGATCAAAACCTTGGATCTAAAATCTATGATAAGGAACTGCTTTTAGATCGAATGAAGGCTTTTTCGGACCAGAACAGCAGCCCTCTTATAGTTGAAACGCCTGACAATGAGCTCTTATATCCAACTGATAATTTCATAGCAACATTGGATAGTGATGGGCAAAGTCTATTGGTAGATCTCTACTACCCCATAGTCGACATGCTAGATAAAGGTGTTAAGTTGAATACAGGACTTGACATAGGGTTCCGTGGATTTTGGGAAAACGATAAGTTTATAGCAATATACCTGAGTGAATTGGATGGAAAGAAGCTGGAGTCTGACGAAGAGATTGATCAGCTCGAGGAATGGCAAGACCTAGAGACGGTTAGAGGTAAGATAGTCTCTTATGATATGCCTAAGTATGATTCTGGATACATATACAGGCAGGAGACTCTCCTCTACTTGATAGATAAATATGAAAAAAATTCTAAAAAAGTAATTCTATACACAGACAACGCGACAGGAATAGACAATTATCTGGTCAAAATAAGTCATGGAAAATTTACTGTTTACTCTATTTTCACAACCCAGCCTATAAACGAGCTCTTGTCTTTCATGCCAGAGTTCATGAAATATGTGATTATAGTGGCTGTATTTCTCAACTTTATAATATCTCTTGTAATAACTAAGTTGATAGTCAGACCGATACTGGAAATACGGAATACTTCTTCTAAAATGGCTAATCTAGACTTTTCTGAACGCATACTGATAAAATCTAAAGATGAGATTGGAATGCTTTCGGAAGACTTCAACCTCATGGCCGACAGACTTGAGTCTACAATCCAGGAAATAGAGTACAGCAACAGAATGCTTTTAAACGAGCTTGAAAAAGAGAAGCAGCTTGAGCAAGCCAGAAAGAACTTTGTAGCAGATGCATCCCACGAACTAAGGACACCACTTAGTATAATTCAGGCATATGGGGAGAGAATAGTTGATAAATATCATTTCGACGACAAGTTTGACAAGTATATGGCTGTTATTCTTGAGGAGCAGCGCAAGATGAATAAGCTGATAGATGATTTGCTTGAGCTTTCAAAGTTGGAATCTTTGACTTACAAGATGAGTCTGGATCAATACGACATAAACGAGGACATATTGGAAGTCATTGACAGACTCTTTGCGATCTTTGAAGATAAAAATTTGAAGTTGCACTGCAACTTAGCTGATAAAGGCACTATAACTGCGGACAGGGAGAAAATGAGCCAGGTTCTGATGAATGTAATATCAAATGCTTTTAAATATACTCCTGACAGCCAAAACATATGGATTGAAACTGTGAACTGTGGTGAATTGCTCAAAGTTTCAATTTCCAATGAAGTCGAAAACATCGACTCAATAGACTTGGAGAAGCTATATGACAGATTCTATAAATCAGATAAGTCTAGAAGTAGAAAAATGGGTGGAACAGGACTTGGTCTTGCAATCACTAGAATGATTCTCAATCTGCACGAGATGGAATTTGGATTTAGGAAGTCTGAAAATAGAATTGAGTTCTATTTTGTTTATGCTTTCTTTGACACTCAAACAGTAGCTCCTCTTGTTTAA
- a CDS encoding alpha/beta fold hydrolase yields MQKSRDNRKISRRLLYAIIILIVGQAIYHNIMLKVESIRIEPLGKMVVVNGHDMHVYSEGKRGKPTLVFLSGSGTAAPIYDFKAIYSKFSIDYRTAVVERSGYGYSETSGLSRDLDKVLEETRKALSLAGEEAPYILVPHSMSGIESLYWAQKYPDEVKGIIGLDMSVPEAADNIRVLPIANSVMKMARLIGLQRVPFIYPVEYIGLTPLEMDQARYLTNRNAFNIDMRNETSAMLKNFDRIEYNMIKEVPILNFVSSDEESREEISEFSELVKCRLIYLEAGHYVHQFEADTIYREGKTFIESLAQRQ; encoded by the coding sequence ATGCAAAAGAGTAGAGATAACAGGAAGATTAGTAGACGCTTGCTTTACGCTATAATAATTTTAATTGTGGGGCAGGCCATATATCATAATATTATGCTGAAAGTTGAATCGATTAGGATTGAGCCTTTAGGCAAAATGGTTGTTGTGAATGGACACGATATGCATGTTTACTCTGAAGGGAAAAGAGGCAAGCCAACGCTAGTATTTTTATCGGGATCAGGAACTGCTGCACCTATTTATGACTTCAAAGCTATATACTCTAAATTTTCAATTGACTACAGAACGGCAGTAGTGGAACGATCTGGCTACGGCTATTCAGAAACAAGCGGATTGTCACGAGACTTAGATAAGGTGCTAGAAGAAACACGAAAGGCGCTTTCACTAGCTGGTGAAGAAGCTCCTTATATTCTAGTCCCACATTCTATGTCAGGCATAGAGTCATTGTATTGGGCACAAAAATATCCTGATGAGGTCAAGGGAATTATTGGACTGGACATGTCTGTGCCAGAGGCAGCAGACAATATAAGAGTCCTTCCAATTGCGAATTCTGTCATGAAGATGGCACGACTTATAGGATTACAACGTGTTCCATTTATCTATCCAGTTGAATACATAGGTTTGACACCTTTGGAAATGGATCAGGCCAGATATTTGACAAATAGAAACGCATTCAATATAGACATGAGAAATGAAACTTCAGCTATGTTGAAAAACTTTGACCGAATTGAATACAATATGATAAAAGAAGTTCCAATTCTAAACTTTGTATCTAGTGACGAAGAAAGCAGAGAAGAGATAAGCGAATTTTCCGAACTTGTTAAATGCAGACTTATATATTTGGAAGCAGGACATTATGTTCATCAATTTGAGGCAGATACTATTTATAGGGAAGGTAAAACTTTCATAGAAAGTCTTGCTCAAAGACAATAG